The Blautia pseudococcoides genome segment TTGCCATGATCGTTCCTCCTTATGCATTTTTTTCCATGACGGTGTTGTAGAAGTCGTCAACGGCCTTCATGTAATCGTCGATCAGTTCCAGCTTGTCATTGGGAACATCATATTTGATGGAGATGATCTTCTCAAATACATTCTCCTTGCGGAGCACTGACATGGGCATACCCATGGCGATCAGGTTTCTGCAGCGCTTATACAGATAAAGGATGACCTCCATCATCTTAAACTGTTTGTCCAGAGATACACAGGTATCGTCAGGATGGAAAGCATTCTGCTGCAGGAAGCCCAGACGGATGACTCTCGCGATCTCCAGAGTCAGTTTCTGATCATCCGGCAGTACATCGCTTCCGATCAGCTTTACGATCTCCATCAGGCTGCTCTCCTGGTTTAAGATAGCCATCAGGCGGTTTCTGTCATCCACAAATCTGGGTGATACATTTTCACTGTACCAGTGGGACAGGTCGCCCAGATATTCACTGTAGCTGGTAAGCCAGTGGATCGCCGGGAAATGTCTGGCATATGCCAGGGATTTATCAAGCCCCCAGAAACAGCGCACAAAACGCTTGGTGTTCTGGGTCACAGGCTCGGAGAAATCACCGCCCTGGGGGGACACGGCCCCGATGATGGATACGGAACCCTCCGTACCGTTTAAGTTCTGCATCATGCCTGCCCTCTCGTAGAATGCGGAGAGGCGGGAGGCCAGATAAGCCGGGAAGCCTTCCTCCGCGGGCATTTCCTCCAGACGTCCGGACAGCTCACGCAGAGCCTCGGCCCACCTGGATGTGGAATCGGCCATGATCGCCACGTCGTATCCCATATCCCGGTAATATTCCGCCAGGGAGATACCTGTGTAGATGGAAGCCTCACGGGCAGCCACCGGCATGTTGGAGGTGTTGGCGATGAGTGTGGTGCGGGCCATGAGGGCATTGCCTGTCTTGGGATCGTGGAGCTTTGAGAAGTCCTCCAAAACCTGGGTCATCTCATTGCCGCGCTCGCCGCAGCCGATGTAGACAATGATGTCCGCGTCAGACCATTTTGCGATCTGGTGCTGGGTCATGGTCTTACCTGTTCCGAAACCGCCGGGAACGGCCGCTGTACCGCCTTTGGCAATGGGAAACAGGGTATCCAGGATACGCTGTCCCGTAACCAGAGGGATGGTGGCCGGATAACGCTTGTTGGTAGGGCGCGGAATACGGATCGGCCATTTCTGCGCCAGTTTCAACGGATATTCGCTGCCGTCCGCAAGCTGGACCACCGCTAAAACGTCAGTCACGGTGTATGCGCCGTCCTTTACCACTTTGGATACAATACCTTCCACCTGAGGCGGAACCATGGATTTGTGTACAATGGACGGGGTCTCCGGCAGCTCCGCGATGATGGTGCCGCCGTGCACCTCCATGCCGTCCTTTATTGTCATATGAACGTTCCATTTTTTCTCTGTGTCCAGGGAATCTACCTGCATACCGCGGGAGATGTATTTGCCGGACTGTTCGGCAATGACAGAGAGGGGACGCTGGATACCGTCGAAAATATTGTCCAGGATACCCGGCCCCAGCATAACAGAGATGGCATCACCTGTGGCAGTGACCGTCTCCCCCGGTCTTAAACCGCTGGTTTCCTCGAAAACCTGAACGGTGGTGGTATCCTTTTTCAGGGAAATAACCTCGCCTACCAGGTTTTCCTTTCCCACGTATACCATTTCCGACATCTTGAATCCTGTATTACCTTTCAGATAAATGACGGGACCGTTGATGCCGTAGATAATTCCTGTTCTATTCATGTAGCAGTCCTCCGTCAAAATTAAATTCTTCTTTTTCGTTCTCGTATAAAGTTTTGAATGTGTGGTCAATTAAAATATTCTTCGCCGGGATCACAGCACGGACGCCGCCCATGAAGGGAGTTTCCGACAGGCAGAGGGGAGTCCCGCATCTGGCCGCAAGGGTTTCCAGCAGGTTGGCGTCCGCAGGGGTCAGATAAATCTGTACTTCGTCCTCTCCGGCAATGCTCAGGGCTTCCCGGATTTTTTCTTCCAGCCAGACTAGGTACTCGGAGCTGCCCATGAAGGTCTCCAGTTTGTTTCTTACTTCCACAAACAATTCCTCACGCAGTTCCTGCTGTTTCTTGGACAGACGTCTTTTAATGTGAAGCTGCTCCGCAGACAATGCCTTGTTTATTTCACGTTTTGCGTTCTCTGTCTCCAGCTTTAACTGGTTGGCGGCATTTTTCTGTTTATCTTCTTTATGTTCAGCCAGCATCTGGGAGAGGGCAGCCCGGTATTCTTCCAGGGCCTTTTCAGACTCCTCCCGTGCGCTTTCCATAGATACTTCGTAGAAATGCTGCAGTTTTTCTTCGGTTGTCATGTCGTTCACCTTCTTTATCTATAATTTCAAACCGATCGCCTCATTGACATAAGAAAGAATAAAATCGGGTGCACGGCCGGTACCATGTCTGTCGGGGATTTCTATAATGAGCGGCAGACGATGGTTCAGCCGCATGTCGTCAATGATATCGGGAAACTCCCTGCCGAATTTTTCCGTCAGCAGGATGATGCCGTTTTCCTTGTTGGCAATGGCGTCCTCCAGAGCTTTTCTCAGCTCTTCGCGTTCATGCACCACAACACCTTCCACGCCTGCAAGCCGCATTCCTGTATAGGTGTCAATATTATCGCTGATCAAAAACATTTTCATAATGCATCAGTCTCTTTCTATTAAAAATATAAGGCAGCCCTTATCCCAGTTTACCTAAGATCATGAAGGAAATGATAAGTCCGTACAGAGCAATACCTTCTGCCATGGCTACGAAGATCATGGATTTACCAAACAGGGAACCGTCCTCGCTGATAGCACCCAGTGCAGCGCTTGCGGAGGAGGCAACAGCGATACCGGAACCGATGCCGGAAAGTCCGGTAACCAGTGCGGCGCCGATGTAGCCCAGGCCTGTGGCAAGTCCTGCGGAAGCTGTGTCAGTGGCAGCGCTTACGGAAGCGGTTCCGCCGATCATCACAACAGAAGCCACCAGAAGGGTACCGAAGAAGAAGAAACAGTTCACGCCCAGTGATTTTTTGTAACGCTTTTTATTTTTCTCTCCCAGGAAAAAGTATCCGAAGGGAACAATGATGCTTAAAATTAATGCCGCTGCTATAGTAAATTGAATTAATGTTGTCATAATAATGAATCCTCCTTAGGTTTATGCATTTTTGTTTTCTCTTTTTACGCGCTTTAAGAATGGGTGGAATTCCCTGCCGCTGCCTTTATAGAAGCGGCTGAACATCTCGTAATATTCCAGACGGAGTACCTGGATACCTACGATCAGGCCCTCCATAGCGCATACAAAGCCATTGCCCAGCACGATGACCAGCCAGTTGATACTGCCTCCGCTTTCAGCGCCTCCAAGCATGAGTACAACACCCATCATGGCTGCATGGCTGACAGCAAATGCGCCGATACGGACGAAGGAAAGGGTGTTGGAGAGATAACTCAGCATTACCTCAAACAGTTCAAAGAAGCTCTGAACAAAGAACATGACCTTTCCGCCCTCCACAACAGGCTGTTTTTTCTTAATGATACGTGTCAGCGGCTCCTTCAGCATGATCAGGATAAGCGGTACGCCGAACATGATGACCAGGATCGCCGTTGCCGGAAGAGAATGTCCTGTCAGGTACAGCAGGATCATAACGGTCAGTGCCCCGTAGAAGACCAGGCCGCAGACTGCATTCTGGTCAAACAGGATATTTTCCGTATCGCGGCATCTCACTGCATTGATGATATGGAAGATCATGGTCAGCAGTATGAGGAACATACCGAAGACGATCGCCACAATAAACACAGTGTTCATGTTGCCAAGGCCGGGTACATTGGTCATGGCATCCACAGGCCGCAGCCATATGGGTTCCAGCACATCTTCAAATCCGAAGATACTGCCGAACATGAAGCCAAAGAAAGTGGAAAAGATACCGGCTGTGCCTATGATGGCGGCCAGATCCATTTTTTTGAATTTGTAAAGCAAAAATCCGCCGATAGCCAGCAAAAGACCCTGTCCCACATCGCCGAACATGGCGCCGAAGATGAAGGAATAGGTGACTGCCACGAACATGGTGGGGTCCATCTCATTGTAGGCGGGAAGGCCGTACATTTTAACATACATCTCAAAAGGTTTGAAAACCTTGGGGTTTTTCAGCTTGGTCGGCGGCTGTGTGCGTATGTTGTTCTGGTCATCCTCAATGATACAGAACAGTTTGGCATCGTTTTCAATGTCCTTCTGGAAAGCCAGGGCATCCAGCTCGGTCATCCATCCGCAGAGAATATAGAAGGTCTCCTGGTGTTCTTTGACGCAGGCCGCTACTTTTCGCACGTCAAAGTTGGTGGAGAGAGCACTTAGGGCTTCTCTTGCGGAGAGTATGGCGGAAGCGTCGTCCCGGAGCAGCAGCCGTATTTCTTCCTGGCAGGAGGCCATGTGCCTGTCTATGGTTTCCAGTTTTATTTTCAGTTCCCTGTGTATGGCCTGGGGTGTCCCGTGGTAGTAATCTTTTTTCAGGTAAATCCTTTCAAAATGCATGGAAGAGAAGACTGCGTCAACTTCCTCCATCCTGGTCCAGGGTACGAAATAGACGCCCCATACATATTCGTCTTCATGGCAGGGATAGAACCAGGTGTCCATGCCGTCATAGACGTACTCTTTGAATTTGTTATAATATTCTTTCGCGATCCGGCCGAAACGGACCTGGACAAAACGGTAGTGTACCAATTTATCCACATCTTCCGGCAGATTCAGGAAGGGGGTGATACGGTTTAAGTCTTCCACAACTGCCGTCCGCTGTGCCTTCAGGTCATCGCATTCTGCATT includes the following:
- a CDS encoding V-type ATP synthase subunit A — protein: MNRTGIIYGINGPVIYLKGNTGFKMSEMVYVGKENLVGEVISLKKDTTTVQVFEETSGLRPGETVTATGDAISVMLGPGILDNIFDGIQRPLSVIAEQSGKYISRGMQVDSLDTEKKWNVHMTIKDGMEVHGGTIIAELPETPSIVHKSMVPPQVEGIVSKVVKDGAYTVTDVLAVVQLADGSEYPLKLAQKWPIRIPRPTNKRYPATIPLVTGQRILDTLFPIAKGGTAAVPGGFGTGKTMTQHQIAKWSDADIIVYIGCGERGNEMTQVLEDFSKLHDPKTGNALMARTTLIANTSNMPVAAREASIYTGISLAEYYRDMGYDVAIMADSTSRWAEALRELSGRLEEMPAEEGFPAYLASRLSAFYERAGMMQNLNGTEGSVSIIGAVSPQGGDFSEPVTQNTKRFVRCFWGLDKSLAYARHFPAIHWLTSYSEYLGDLSHWYSENVSPRFVDDRNRLMAILNQESSLMEIVKLIGSDVLPDDQKLTLEIARVIRLGFLQQNAFHPDDTCVSLDKQFKMMEVILYLYKRCRNLIAMGMPMSVLRKENVFEKIISIKYDVPNDKLELIDDYMKAVDDFYNTVMEKNA
- a CDS encoding V-type ATP synthase subunit E, whose protein sequence is MTTEEKLQHFYEVSMESAREESEKALEEYRAALSQMLAEHKEDKQKNAANQLKLETENAKREINKALSAEQLHIKRRLSKKQQELREELFVEVRNKLETFMGSSEYLVWLEEKIREALSIAGEDEVQIYLTPADANLLETLAARCGTPLCLSETPFMGGVRAVIPAKNILIDHTFKTLYENEKEEFNFDGGLLHE
- a CDS encoding V-type ATP synthase subunit F; its protein translation is MKMFLISDNIDTYTGMRLAGVEGVVVHEREELRKALEDAIANKENGIILLTEKFGREFPDIIDDMRLNHRLPLIIEIPDRHGTGRAPDFILSYVNEAIGLKL
- a CDS encoding ATP synthase subunit C, which gives rise to MTTLIQFTIAAALILSIIVPFGYFFLGEKNKKRYKKSLGVNCFFFFGTLLVASVVMIGGTASVSAATDTASAGLATGLGYIGAALVTGLSGIGSGIAVASSASAALGAISEDGSLFGKSMIFVAMAEGIALYGLIISFMILGKLG
- a CDS encoding V-type ATP synthase subunit I, translating into MIEKMKFLSITGPKSDIDRVVNEYLAKYEIHLENAMAQLTQVQHLSPYIQINPYKELLNKAAEFAGLLQNTEDVPVRDISLDEATDLIDSLSQKLSDINAECDDLKAQRTAVVEDLNRITPFLNLPEDVDKLVHYRFVQVRFGRIAKEYYNKFKEYVYDGMDTWFYPCHEDEYVWGVYFVPWTRMEEVDAVFSSMHFERIYLKKDYYHGTPQAIHRELKIKLETIDRHMASCQEEIRLLLRDDASAILSAREALSALSTNFDVRKVAACVKEHQETFYILCGWMTELDALAFQKDIENDAKLFCIIEDDQNNIRTQPPTKLKNPKVFKPFEMYVKMYGLPAYNEMDPTMFVAVTYSFIFGAMFGDVGQGLLLAIGGFLLYKFKKMDLAAIIGTAGIFSTFFGFMFGSIFGFEDVLEPIWLRPVDAMTNVPGLGNMNTVFIVAIVFGMFLILLTMIFHIINAVRCRDTENILFDQNAVCGLVFYGALTVMILLYLTGHSLPATAILVIMFGVPLILIMLKEPLTRIIKKKQPVVEGGKVMFFVQSFFELFEVMLSYLSNTLSFVRIGAFAVSHAAMMGVVLMLGGAESGGSINWLVIVLGNGFVCAMEGLIVGIQVLRLEYYEMFSRFYKGSGREFHPFLKRVKRENKNA